A single window of Uloborus diversus isolate 005 chromosome 5, Udiv.v.3.1, whole genome shotgun sequence DNA harbors:
- the LOC129222302 gene encoding leucine-rich repeat-containing protein 47-like translates to MSKSWSEVEQALEEKRCELVFTGPLYSERIVKDGLDPGIFKIKHLNFLEISKAALKCLPSDIGELSNLTRIVVCYNELSSLPPEICKLKKLKFLDVSHNHLTELPAELSKLVDLQSLNVSSNELSNIPPINEMSKLVTLNICYNKFESLPVSICDSKLIHFTDLIANNNNIAEIPPEIGQLGSLKILDLGVNEINSIPGELGNCTKLKELNLKGNKLKDKRLLKLVEQCHVKQVMDYIRSHCPKANADNNKQSKSKKKTKQSKKSEAEEVVEMLDELTIYHVSDELLKVVVTAKVCDVRPYIVCCKVQNVDLKDGSILKKFITAQTKLHDGICEKRTVATIATHDFDKLQGNLLYDARPPQEIKILPLNRKKDLTAAELYTQLNEEADAIRKEKKKNTYSGIHKYLYLLKDKPLYPCLLDSSGTVISFPPITNSDGSKISNETRNILLEVTGNNLSTCKKVMDTLLVEMLKLGLGDKNQKEIDDDTQKNTLSVQQIKVVDEEGQLKVVYPSRTDIQFDGILVTRT, encoded by the exons ATGTCTAAATCTTGGTCAGAAGTTGAACAGGCTTTAGAGGAGAAACGCTGTGAATTAGTTTTCACTGGTCCTTTATATTCTGAGAGAATTGTTAAGGATGGTTTAGATCCAGGTATATTTAAGATAAAGCATctgaattttcttgaaattagcaAAGCTGCTTTAAAATGCCTTCCCTCGGATATTGGTGAGCTGTCAAATTTGACAAGAATTGTTGTTTGCTATAATGAACTCAGTTCTTTGCCGCCTGAAATATGTAAGCtgaaaaagttgaagtttttagACGTTTCTCACAACCATCTTACCGAGTTGCCTGCGGAATTGTCAAAACTAGTCGACCTTCAGTCTCTTAATGTTAGTTCGAATGAACTGTCTAATATCCCTCCCATAAACGAAATGTCAAAATTGGTAACCTTAAATATATGTTATAATAAATTTGAGTCACTGCCAGTCAGTATTTGTGATTCGAAATTGATACATTTTACGGATTTGATTGCTAACAATAACAACATAGCTGAAATTCCACCAGAAATAGGACAGTTAGGGAGTTTAAAAATCTTGGATTTGGGTGTTAACGAAATAAACTCGATTCCAGGAGAGCTAGGCAACTGCACTAAACTAAAAGAATTAAACCTGAAGGGAAATAAATTGAAAGACAAGCGTTTGTTAAAACTTGTTGAGCAATGTCATGTCAAACAGGTGATGGACTATATCAGGAGTCATTGCCCAAAAGCTAATGCTGATAATAACAAGCAGagcaaatcaaaaaagaaaactaaacaaAGCAAGAAGAGTGAAGCCGAAGAG GTTGTTGAAATGCTGGATGAATTGACAATATACCATGTATCTGATGAGTTGTTAAAAGTAGTAGTTACTGCTAAAGTTTGTGATGTTCGGCCTTACATTGTTTGCTGCAAAGTTCAAAATGTGGATTTAAAAGACGGAAGCATCTTGAAAAAATTCATAACAGCACag ACTAAACTTCATGATGGTATATGTGAAAAACGGACAGTAGCTACTATTGCAACACATGATTTTGACAAACTGCAAGGAAATCTGCTCTACGATGCTAGGCCTCCCCAAGAGATAaag aTATTACCATTGAATAGAAAAAAAGACTTGACTGCAGCAGAATTGTATACTCAATTAAATGAAGAAGCAGATGCTattaggaaagaaaagaaaaagaatacatATTCAGGAATTCATAA GTATTTATATCTTTTGAAAGATAAGCCTTTATATCCTTGTTTATTGGATTCATCTGGTACAGTGATATCATTCCCACCAATAACAAATAGTGATGGATCTAAG ataTCCAATGAAACCAGAAACATTCTCTTAGAAGTTACAGGAAATAATTTAAGTACTTGCAAGAAAGTGATGGACACTTTATTAGTAGAGATGCTAAAATTGGGCCTTGGTGATAAAAATCAGAAGGAAATAGATGATGATACACAAAAGAATACTTTAAGTGTCCAACAGATTAAAGTTGTTGATGAAGAGGGTCAGTTAAAAGTTGTATATCCATCAAGAACTGACATACAATTTGATGGAATTCTTGTGACACGCACTTGA
- the LOC129222182 gene encoding LOW QUALITY PROTEIN: corrinoid adenosyltransferase MMAB-like (The sequence of the model RefSeq protein was modified relative to this genomic sequence to represent the inferred CDS: deleted 1 base in 1 codon) — protein MLPIPRLLVCSTAKLVNVSSKYCFQFSTSSCMRFPKIYTRTGDKGKSSTFTLERRYKDDMIFEALGSTDELTSAIGFAREFLPESCEHIDKQLQEVQCIIQDLAAAVATPKSSSKQRHIEKTKFTGNHVETLEIWIDEHTKNLPPLNNFILPSGGPGSAALHLARAICRRAERRVVPLVKDDEVDEAPMQYLNRLSDYLFTIARVVGLAAGREEFIYWQPKPRSKK, from the exons ATGCTTCCAATTCCTAGATTGCTAGTCTGCAGTACTGCTAAATTAGTAAATGTTTCTtctaaatattgttttcaattttccaCCAG TTCTTGTATGAGATTCCCAAAGATTTATACACGAACTGGAGATAAAG GAAAATCTTCTACTTTTACTTTAGAACGGCGATACAAGGATGATATGATTTTTGAGGCATTAGGTTCA ACCGATGAATTAACAAGTGCAATTGGGTTTGCAAGAGAGTTTTTGCCTGAATCATGTGAGCATATCGACAAACAACTACAAGAA gtGCAGTGCATCATTCAAGATCTTGCTGCTGCTGTTGCGACACCTAAAAGCTCTAGCAAACAACGACACATTG aaaagacaaAATTTACTGGAAATCATGTAGAAACTCTTGAAATATGGATTGATGAGCATACAAAAAATTTACCTCCtcttaataattttattctaCCC TCTGGAGGGCCAGGCAGCGCTGCTCTTCACTTGGCTCGTGCTATCTGTCGTCGTGCTGAAAGAAG agttGTACCACTTGTTAAAGATGATGAAGTTGATGAAGCTCCAATGCAATATTTAAATAG ATTGAGCGATTATCTGTTCACTATTGCACGAGTTGTAGGATTGGCTGCTGGAAGAGAAGAATTTATATACTGGCAACCGAAACCAAGAtctaagaaataa